The following are from one region of the Streptomyces changanensis genome:
- the egtC gene encoding ergothioneine biosynthesis protein EgtC produces MCRHIAWVGDDAVPLGELLVAPPHGLHRQSWAPRHQRHGTVNADGFGVGWYAPGDPVPGRYRRAGPVWADRSFADLARVVRSAAGLAAVRDATLPGADAEAAAAPFASGPWLFSHNGAVAGWPGSVAALAAGLPPADLLALEARNDSALLWALVLHRLRRGDTAPDALTAVVRDVAAAAPGSRLNLLLVDGTTVTATAWGDTLWHLGGGPGRRRRAVVASEPYDDDPAWCEAPDRTLVTATADGVALRSLDRPPDRSRDTPAAPARAASTSFRPSPAPHAARAARQPLEEYPA; encoded by the coding sequence ATGTGCCGGCACATCGCCTGGGTGGGCGACGACGCGGTACCGCTCGGCGAGCTGCTCGTCGCGCCCCCGCACGGACTCCACCGGCAGTCGTGGGCACCGCGCCACCAGCGGCACGGGACGGTCAACGCCGACGGCTTCGGGGTCGGCTGGTACGCGCCGGGCGACCCGGTGCCGGGCCGCTACCGCAGGGCGGGGCCCGTGTGGGCGGACCGCTCGTTCGCGGACCTCGCCCGCGTGGTCCGCTCGGCGGCGGGACTGGCCGCCGTGCGGGACGCGACGCTGCCGGGCGCCGACGCCGAGGCCGCCGCGGCGCCGTTCGCCTCGGGGCCGTGGTTGTTCAGCCACAACGGGGCCGTGGCCGGCTGGCCCGGCTCGGTCGCGGCGCTCGCGGCCGGCCTGCCGCCCGCCGACCTGCTCGCCCTGGAGGCGCGCAACGACTCGGCCCTGCTGTGGGCGCTGGTGCTGCACCGGCTGCGGCGTGGCGACACGGCACCCGACGCCCTCACCGCAGTGGTGCGGGACGTGGCCGCGGCGGCACCCGGCTCCCGGCTGAACCTGCTCCTCGTCGACGGGACGACGGTCACCGCGACGGCGTGGGGCGACACGCTCTGGCACCTGGGCGGGGGTCCCGGCCGCCGCCGGCGCGCGGTCGTGGCGTCGGAGCCGTACGACGACGATCCCGCGTGGTGCGAGGCACCGGACCGGACGCTGGTGACCGCCACGGCGGACGGCGTGGCGCTCCGCTCCCTGGACCGCCCGCCGGACCGCTCCCGGGACACGCCGGCCGCCCCGGCCCGCGCCGCCTCCACGTCCTTCCGCCCGTCCCCTGCCCCGCACGCCGCGCGTGCGGCGCGGCAACCGCTCGAGGAGTACCCCGCGTGA
- the egtB gene encoding ergothioneine biosynthesis protein EgtB, with the protein MTAPPSPVAEPEALRRRAYDALAAARERTARLTDCVDDGELAAQHSPLMSPLVWDLAHIPNQEEQWLLRAVGGRAALRPEIDPLYDAFRHPRASRPSLPLLAPREARAYGAEVRDRVLDVLAAARLEGDPLLDAAFAFGMVAQHEQQHDETMLITHQLRRGPAVLTAPEPPRPTDGAACLPAEVLVPGGPFTMGTSHDEEPWALDNERPAHVRVVPDFLIDTVPVTCGAYREFVDDGGYRDPRWWAPEGWEQIRRHDIGAPLFWRRDGGRWLRRRFGVVEAVPDDEPVVHVSWYEADAYARWAGRRLPTEAEWEKAARYDPVSGRSRRYPWGDAEPTPDHANLGQRHLRPAPAGAYPAGASPLGVRQLIGDVWEWTGSDFLPYPGFVAFPYREYSEVFFGPAHKVLRGGSFAVAPVACRGTFRNWDLPVRRQIFAGFRTARDAG; encoded by the coding sequence ATGACCGCGCCCCCCTCCCCCGTCGCCGAGCCCGAGGCGCTCCGCCGGCGCGCGTACGACGCGCTGGCCGCCGCCCGGGAACGCACCGCGCGGCTCACCGACTGCGTCGACGACGGCGAACTGGCCGCTCAGCACTCACCGTTGATGTCCCCGCTCGTGTGGGATCTGGCGCACATTCCCAACCAGGAAGAGCAGTGGCTGCTGCGCGCCGTGGGCGGGCGGGCCGCGCTGCGGCCCGAGATCGACCCGCTGTACGACGCGTTCCGCCACCCCCGCGCGAGCCGCCCGTCGCTGCCGCTGCTGGCCCCGCGCGAGGCGCGCGCCTATGGGGCGGAGGTGCGCGACCGCGTGCTCGACGTCCTCGCGGCGGCCCGGCTGGAGGGCGACCCGCTACTGGACGCCGCGTTCGCCTTCGGCATGGTCGCCCAGCACGAGCAGCAGCACGACGAGACCATGCTGATCACCCACCAGCTCCGGCGCGGCCCGGCCGTGCTCACCGCGCCGGAGCCACCACGCCCGACCGACGGCGCGGCGTGCCTGCCGGCCGAAGTGCTCGTCCCGGGGGGCCCGTTCACGATGGGCACCTCGCACGACGAGGAGCCGTGGGCGCTCGACAACGAACGCCCCGCCCACGTGCGGGTCGTGCCGGACTTCCTGATCGACACCGTGCCGGTCACGTGCGGCGCCTACCGGGAGTTCGTCGACGACGGCGGCTACCGCGATCCCCGCTGGTGGGCGCCCGAGGGCTGGGAGCAGATCCGGCGGCACGACATCGGCGCGCCGCTGTTCTGGCGGCGCGACGGCGGGCGGTGGCTGCGCCGGCGCTTCGGCGTCGTGGAGGCGGTGCCGGACGACGAGCCGGTGGTCCACGTCAGCTGGTACGAGGCCGACGCGTACGCGCGCTGGGCCGGGCGGCGGCTGCCGACGGAGGCCGAGTGGGAGAAGGCCGCCCGGTACGACCCGGTGTCCGGCCGGTCGCGGCGCTACCCGTGGGGCGACGCCGAGCCGACCCCCGACCACGCCAACCTCGGGCAGCGGCACCTGCGGCCGGCACCCGCCGGTGCCTACCCGGCCGGGGCCTCGCCGCTCGGGGTGCGGCAGCTGATCGGCGACGTGTGGGAGTGGACGGGGAGCGACTTCCTGCCGTACCCGGGCTTCGTGGCGTTCCCGTACCGGGAGTACTCGGAAGTGTTCTTCGGGCCCGCGCACAAGGTGCTGCGGGGCGGGTCGTTCGCGGTGGCGCCGGTGGCGTGCCGGGGCACGTTCCGCAACTGGGACCTGCCGGTACGGCGGCAGATCTTCGCCGGTTTCCGCACGGCACGGGACGCGGGGTGA
- the egtA gene encoding ergothioneine biosynthesis glutamate--cysteine ligase EgtA, with protein sequence MPSIDVGAGGPPLAEDEAEDLLRCICFKTGPPGTVGVELEWFVHDADHPRLTVTPDRLRGAYAALRDLGLGSSVSLEPGGQLELSSPPAASLTACVATVQADLSAARAALARLGLVLTGSGTDPWLPTRERLLREPRYDAMETYLDRWGPAGRHMMRDSASVQVCVDTGYEEPGPLGYRQRWRLAHLLGPVLVASFANSPTLHGRPTGLRSVRQSLWAGIDAVRGLAPPLGREPRSAWAAHVLDAPVMCVRAEEGPWLVPRGLTFRQWLRSAAPRPPTRADLDYHLTTLFPPVRPRGTHLELRMLDAQPGDDGWVVPLAVTTALFDDPAAADAAYRALLPLTETAGPLRPPGDAHWRAAIRDGPDAAALHRAAVVCFGLALEALARSGAPTAVLDAVAGFHERFVLRRRCPADDPRPAPAPAAAATAAAADRATPTAPADRATPAAPAPTAPADRAAATAPVAPAAAGPVPAPRSGRDAGPDRVEDLRP encoded by the coding sequence ATGCCGTCGATCGACGTCGGCGCCGGCGGGCCCCCGCTGGCCGAGGACGAGGCCGAGGACCTGCTGCGGTGCATCTGCTTCAAGACCGGTCCGCCCGGCACCGTCGGGGTGGAACTGGAGTGGTTCGTCCACGACGCGGACCACCCGCGCCTGACCGTCACACCCGACCGCCTGCGCGGCGCGTACGCCGCCCTGCGGGACCTGGGCCTCGGTTCGTCGGTCTCCCTCGAACCGGGCGGGCAGCTGGAGCTCAGCTCGCCGCCCGCCGCGTCCCTCACCGCCTGCGTCGCCACCGTCCAGGCCGACCTGTCGGCCGCGCGGGCCGCACTCGCCCGTCTCGGGCTCGTCCTCACCGGCTCCGGCACCGACCCCTGGCTGCCCACCCGCGAGCGGCTGCTGCGCGAGCCCCGCTACGACGCCATGGAGACCTACCTCGACCGCTGGGGCCCCGCCGGCCGGCACATGATGCGCGACTCGGCGTCGGTGCAGGTGTGCGTGGACACCGGGTACGAGGAGCCCGGCCCGCTCGGCTACCGACAGCGGTGGCGGCTGGCGCACCTGCTGGGCCCGGTCCTCGTCGCCTCGTTCGCCAACTCGCCGACGTTGCACGGCCGCCCCACGGGGCTGCGGTCCGTGCGGCAGTCGCTGTGGGCGGGCATCGACGCGGTCCGGGGACTGGCCCCGCCCCTCGGACGGGAACCCCGTTCGGCGTGGGCCGCCCACGTGCTGGACGCGCCGGTGATGTGCGTGCGCGCCGAGGAAGGCCCCTGGCTGGTACCGAGGGGGCTGACGTTCCGCCAGTGGCTGCGGTCCGCGGCGCCTCGGCCGCCGACGCGCGCCGACCTCGACTACCACCTGACGACCCTCTTCCCGCCGGTGCGGCCGCGCGGCACGCATCTGGAGCTGCGCATGCTGGACGCGCAACCGGGCGACGACGGATGGGTCGTGCCGCTGGCCGTCACGACGGCGCTGTTCGACGACCCGGCCGCGGCCGACGCGGCGTACCGGGCCCTGCTGCCGCTGACGGAGACGGCCGGGCCGCTGCGCCCGCCGGGTGACGCGCACTGGCGGGCGGCGATCCGCGACGGCCCGGACGCGGCCGCGCTGCACCGGGCGGCCGTGGTCTGCTTCGGTCTCGCCCTGGAGGCGCTGGCCCGCTCCGGCGCGCCGACGGCGGTGCTCGACGCGGTGGCCGGCTTCCACGAGCGGTTCGTGCTGCGTCGCCGTTGCCCCGCCGACGACCCACGGCCCGCCCCCGCGCCGGCCGCCGCCGCGACGGCCGCCGCCGCGGACCGTGCGACCCCGACGGCCCCGGCAGACCGTGCGACCCCGGCGGCCCCGGCCCCGACCGCCCCGGCAGACCGTGCGGCCGCGACGGCACCCGTGGCCCCCGCGGCCGCCGGGCCCGTTCCCGCTCCCCGATCCGGCCGGGACGCCGGCCCCGACCGCGTGGAGGACCTCCGCCCATGA
- a CDS encoding thiolase family protein — MSIRDVYIVDAVRTPIGKFGGALSSVRPDDLAAHVVRALVDRTPDLDPGRIDDVYFGDANGAGEDNRDVARMAVLLAGLPVSVPGVTVNRLCGSGLEAVVQAARAVALGDASVVLAGGVESMSRAPWVVPKPERAFPAGHQQMYSTTLGWRMTNPRMPDEWTVPLGEGAELIADKHALTREQQDAFALASHHKAARAWADGLYDGEVVAYGGVDLPRDESIRDTTSMEALAKLKPSFRTDGTVTAGNASPLNDGAAALLLVDEDGLRACGREPLARIRASAVTGIEPQLFGLGPVEAVQRALTKAGRTFDDLAVLELNEAFAAQALGCLAEWPDLDPSVVNPRGGAIAIGHPLGASGARLAGAVAHQLAAAGSGTGMAALCIGVGQGIAVVLER, encoded by the coding sequence ATGAGCATCCGCGACGTCTACATCGTCGACGCCGTCCGCACGCCGATCGGCAAGTTCGGTGGCGCCCTCTCCTCCGTGCGCCCCGACGACCTCGCGGCGCACGTCGTGCGCGCGCTGGTCGACCGCACCCCGGACCTCGACCCGGGTCGGATCGACGACGTCTACTTCGGCGACGCCAACGGCGCGGGCGAGGACAACCGCGACGTGGCCCGCATGGCGGTGCTCCTTGCCGGCCTGCCCGTCTCGGTCCCCGGCGTCACCGTCAACCGCCTGTGCGGCTCGGGCCTGGAGGCGGTCGTCCAGGCCGCCCGCGCCGTCGCCCTGGGCGACGCGTCCGTCGTCCTCGCGGGCGGCGTCGAGTCGATGTCCCGCGCCCCGTGGGTCGTGCCCAAGCCCGAGCGTGCCTTCCCCGCCGGGCACCAGCAGATGTACTCCACGACCCTCGGCTGGCGCATGACCAACCCGCGCATGCCCGACGAGTGGACCGTCCCGCTCGGGGAGGGCGCCGAGCTCATCGCCGACAAGCACGCCCTGACCCGCGAGCAGCAGGACGCCTTCGCGCTCGCCAGCCACCACAAGGCGGCCCGGGCGTGGGCGGACGGCCTGTACGACGGCGAGGTCGTCGCGTACGGCGGCGTGGACCTGCCCCGCGACGAGAGCATCCGCGACACGACCTCCATGGAGGCCCTGGCGAAGCTCAAGCCGTCGTTCCGCACGGACGGGACGGTGACGGCCGGCAACGCCTCACCCCTCAACGACGGCGCCGCCGCGCTCCTCCTCGTCGACGAGGACGGTCTGCGTGCCTGCGGCCGCGAGCCGCTCGCCCGCATCCGCGCGTCGGCGGTGACCGGCATCGAACCGCAGCTGTTCGGGCTCGGCCCCGTCGAGGCGGTGCAGCGGGCCCTCACCAAGGCCGGCCGCACCTTCGACGACCTCGCGGTGCTGGAGCTGAACGAGGCGTTCGCCGCCCAGGCGCTGGGCTGCCTCGCGGAGTGGCCCGACCTCGACCCGTCGGTCGTCAACCCGCGTGGCGGCGCCATCGCGATCGGCCACCCGCTGGGGGCCTCCGGCGCCCGGCTCGCGGGCGCCGTAGCCCACCAGTTGGCCGCGGCCGGCTCGGGCACGGGCATGGCGGCGCTGTGCATCGGTGTGGGCCAGGGGATCGCGGTCGTCCTGGAGCGCTGA
- the trxA gene encoding thioredoxin, translating into MSTIELTKENFDQVVSDNDFVLIDFWASWCGPCVRFAPVYEKASERHPDLVFAKVDTEAEQELAAAFDIRSIPTLMIVRENVAVFAQPGALPEAVLEDVIGQARGLDMDAVRKSIDEAASAGGGTGAAGGDRAAGEPGSAGGGAEG; encoded by the coding sequence ATGAGCACGATCGAACTGACCAAGGAGAACTTCGACCAGGTGGTGTCGGACAACGACTTCGTCCTGATCGACTTCTGGGCGTCGTGGTGCGGCCCGTGCGTCCGGTTCGCCCCGGTGTACGAGAAGGCCTCGGAGCGCCACCCGGACCTGGTGTTCGCCAAGGTGGACACCGAGGCGGAGCAGGAGCTGGCGGCCGCGTTCGACATCCGGTCCATCCCCACGCTGATGATCGTGCGCGAGAACGTGGCCGTGTTCGCCCAGCCCGGGGCACTTCCCGAGGCCGTGCTGGAGGACGTGATCGGACAGGCGCGCGGGCTGGACATGGACGCGGTGCGGAAGTCGATCGACGAGGCCGCGTCGGCGGGTGGCGGCACGGGGGCCGCGGGCGGCGACCGGGCCGCCGGCGAGCCGGGGTCCGCGGGCGGCGGCGCCGAGGGCTGA
- a CDS encoding pirin family protein: MSNLDRQAVPSLCGGRGFVVAEPVRELLSPRRVRLGESTEVRRLLPNLGRRMVGAWAFVDHYGPDDIADGPGMQVPSHPHIGLQTVSWLHEGEVLHRDSTGSLQTIRPRELGLMTSGRAISHSEESPRPHARYLHGAQLWVALPDSHRHVDPHFEHHADLPHVTAPGLTATVVLGTLDGATSPGTTYTPLVGADLTLARGAEARLPLDPDFEYAVLAMSGETHVDGVPVLPGSMLYLGCGRTELPLRAGSDASLMLLGGEPFAEEIIMWWNFVGRTQQEIEQARSDWMTGTRFGRVEGYDGGRLPAPELPPVALKPRGRVR; this comes from the coding sequence ATGAGCAATCTCGACCGTCAGGCCGTGCCGTCCCTCTGCGGCGGCAGGGGCTTCGTCGTCGCGGAGCCCGTGAGGGAACTCCTCAGCCCGCGCCGCGTGCGGCTCGGCGAGTCCACCGAGGTGCGTCGGCTGCTGCCCAACCTCGGCCGCCGCATGGTCGGCGCCTGGGCCTTCGTCGACCACTACGGCCCCGACGACATCGCCGACGGACCCGGCATGCAGGTACCGTCGCACCCGCACATCGGCCTGCAGACGGTCAGCTGGCTCCACGAGGGGGAGGTGCTGCACCGCGACAGCACCGGCAGCCTCCAGACCATCCGCCCCCGCGAGCTGGGCCTGATGACCTCCGGCCGGGCGATCTCCCACTCGGAGGAGAGCCCCCGCCCCCACGCCCGCTACCTGCACGGCGCCCAGCTCTGGGTGGCCCTACCCGACAGCCACCGCCACGTCGACCCCCACTTCGAGCACCACGCCGACCTCCCGCACGTCACCGCGCCGGGACTGACCGCGACCGTCGTCCTCGGCACCCTCGACGGCGCGACGTCGCCCGGCACGACGTACACCCCGCTGGTCGGCGCGGACCTCACCCTCGCCCGCGGCGCCGAGGCGCGGCTGCCCCTCGACCCGGACTTCGAGTACGCGGTCCTGGCCATGTCCGGCGAGACGCACGTGGACGGCGTCCCGGTCCTCCCCGGCTCGATGCTCTACCTCGGCTGCGGCCGCACCGAACTGCCCCTGCGCGCCGGGTCGGACGCGTCGCTGATGCTCCTGGGCGGCGAACCGTTCGCGGAGGAGATCATCATGTGGTGGAACTTCGTCGGCCGCACCCAGCAGGAGATCGAGCAGGCCCGTTCGGACTGGATGACGGGCACCCGCTTCGGCCGGGTGGAGGGCTACGACGGAGGCCGGCTGCCTGCCCCCGAACTCCCGCCGGTCGCGCTGAAACCGCGGGGCAGGGTGCGCTGA
- a CDS encoding cellulose binding domain-containing protein yields the protein MTSISTSTKARTTRIRAALAAALVAGLGCATLPAAPAAAAGEALTVQYRQSATGSDQAEPWLKAVNTGTAPVSLSQVRIRYYFKADAGASYTFACSWAVKGCGNITGTFGTLARPTATADRYLEIGFTAGAGTLAPGASTGDMQLRFHRSNWQPLNQNDDYSFGPAQTAYGNWTKVTTGVGGTPVWGTAPEGNDPGPGPDPTDPPTGGATLFDDFDYTSHTDPAIGAHGWSVRSNAGGPGVPGATWAAQNVTFAKEGTNSIMNLETSTAGTPESTKHTEVLTKATKFKNGTYAARVRFSDAPRSGPDGDRVVQTFFTINDLKAPMADDYAEYDFEYLPNGGWGEPANILYTTSWETYRPDPWEAVNQHSESRTSYAGWHDLVLTIDDSFITYYVDGREFGRHDARYLPERPMSINFNQWLIDLAGQTGTTPRAYDQKVDYVLHVKDRVLTPAQVAAKIAAYRAAGTTFEDTVPASR from the coding sequence GTGACCAGCATCAGCACGAGCACGAAAGCGCGCACCACACGGATCCGCGCGGCCCTGGCCGCCGCCCTCGTGGCCGGCCTCGGCTGCGCCACCCTCCCGGCGGCACCCGCTGCCGCCGCCGGCGAGGCGCTGACCGTCCAGTACCGGCAGAGCGCCACGGGCAGCGACCAGGCCGAACCCTGGCTCAAGGCCGTCAACACCGGCACCGCCCCGGTCTCCCTCAGCCAGGTCAGGATCCGGTACTACTTCAAGGCCGACGCCGGCGCGTCGTACACCTTCGCCTGTTCCTGGGCGGTCAAGGGCTGCGGGAACATCACGGGGACCTTCGGCACCCTGGCCCGGCCGACCGCCACCGCCGACCGCTACCTGGAGATCGGTTTCACCGCCGGGGCCGGCACCCTCGCGCCCGGCGCGAGCACCGGCGACATGCAGCTGCGCTTCCACCGTTCGAACTGGCAGCCGCTGAACCAGAACGACGACTACTCCTTTGGGCCCGCCCAGACGGCGTACGGGAACTGGACCAAGGTCACCACCGGCGTCGGCGGTACGCCGGTGTGGGGGACGGCGCCCGAGGGCAACGACCCCGGGCCGGGTCCCGACCCGACCGATCCGCCGACCGGGGGCGCCACCCTCTTCGACGACTTCGACTACACCTCGCACACCGATCCGGCGATCGGCGCCCACGGCTGGAGCGTGCGGTCCAACGCGGGCGGTCCGGGGGTTCCGGGCGCGACCTGGGCGGCGCAGAACGTCACCTTCGCCAAGGAGGGGACCAACTCGATCATGAACCTGGAGACCTCGACCGCCGGCACACCCGAGTCGACGAAGCACACCGAAGTCCTCACCAAGGCGACGAAGTTCAAGAACGGGACCTACGCCGCCCGGGTGCGGTTCTCCGACGCGCCGAGGTCGGGGCCGGACGGCGACCGCGTCGTGCAGACGTTCTTCACCATCAACGACCTCAAAGCCCCGATGGCGGACGACTACGCCGAGTACGACTTCGAGTACCTGCCCAACGGCGGCTGGGGTGAGCCCGCCAACATCCTCTACACCACCTCGTGGGAGACCTACCGGCCCGACCCCTGGGAGGCCGTCAACCAGCACTCGGAGTCACGCACGAGTTACGCCGGCTGGCACGACCTCGTCCTCACCATCGACGACAGCTTCATCACCTACTACGTCGACGGCCGGGAGTTCGGCCGTCACGACGCCCGCTACCTGCCCGAGCGGCCGATGTCCATCAACTTCAACCAGTGGCTCATCGACCTCGCGGGCCAGACCGGCACCACTCCGCGCGCCTACGACCAGAAGGTGGACTACGTGCTGCACGTCAAGGACCGGGTCCTGACGCCGGCCCAGGTCGCCGCGAAGATCGCCGCCTACCGGGCGGCAGGCACCACCTTCGAGGACACGGTGCCCGCGAGCCGGTGA
- a CDS encoding beta-N-acetylhexosaminidase, which yields MYPPTAVPGLVPGPSKLSRSPGSFTLDDTTAIRATPGAGPAAALLRTLLAPATGLPLPLAPDGRIVLVLDPGLTGLGAEGYGLTVSGEAVLLRAAGAAGLRHGVQTIRQLLPVAALGAGPVRGVRWSVPGVEITDVPRYAWRGAMLDVARHFQPVSFLRRFTDLLALHKLNVLHLHLTDDQGWRMPVAAYPRLTEVGGMPHGGAYGREELRELVAYAADRGVTVVPEIEMPGHARAALAAYPHLGNFPERRLDVWKSWGVCDTVLGVTDDVLDFCRAVLDEVMDLFPSPYVHVGGDECPTTEWHRSPAALRRVADEGLDGPDALHGWFMERIGDFLTGRGRQPLGWTETGRDLPGSFTVLAWRDEDHGLAAAGRGQYVIMAPYRSTYLDYPQSAHPDEPPGQSGDAVDLPAVYATDPAPAHWGAPAAARVLGTQAQLWTEYVATAAHAEYLAFPRLCALADTAWSGGHDWPGFRARLHHHRTRLDALGVPSRPSAILRPERTTR from the coding sequence GTGTACCCGCCGACCGCGGTCCCCGGGCTCGTCCCGGGCCCCTCGAAACTCAGCCGGTCCCCCGGGAGCTTCACCCTCGACGACACCACGGCGATCCGCGCGACCCCGGGGGCCGGACCCGCGGCCGCCCTGTTGCGCACCCTGCTGGCGCCGGCGACCGGACTGCCGCTGCCCCTCGCCCCGGACGGCCGGATCGTCCTCGTCCTCGACCCCGGCCTCACCGGCCTCGGCGCGGAGGGCTACGGCCTGACCGTCAGCGGCGAAGCGGTGCTGCTCCGTGCCGCGGGCGCCGCCGGACTGCGGCACGGTGTCCAGACGATCCGGCAGCTCCTGCCCGTCGCCGCGCTCGGGGCGGGACCGGTACGCGGGGTGCGGTGGTCCGTCCCCGGCGTCGAGATCACGGACGTGCCCCGGTACGCCTGGCGCGGCGCGATGCTCGACGTGGCCCGCCACTTCCAGCCCGTCTCGTTCCTGCGGCGCTTCACCGACCTGCTCGCCCTGCACAAGCTCAACGTGCTGCACCTGCACCTGACGGACGACCAGGGCTGGCGGATGCCCGTCGCGGCGTACCCCCGGCTCACGGAGGTCGGCGGGATGCCGCACGGTGGCGCGTACGGCCGCGAGGAGTTGCGCGAACTGGTGGCGTACGCCGCCGACCGGGGCGTCACCGTCGTACCGGAGATCGAGATGCCGGGCCACGCGCGGGCCGCCCTGGCCGCCTACCCGCACCTCGGCAACTTCCCCGAGCGGCGACTGGACGTGTGGAAGAGCTGGGGAGTGTGCGACACCGTCCTCGGCGTCACCGACGACGTCCTCGACTTCTGCCGCGCCGTACTGGACGAGGTCATGGACCTCTTCCCCTCGCCCTACGTCCACGTCGGTGGCGACGAGTGCCCGACCACCGAATGGCACCGCTCGCCCGCGGCCCTGCGGCGCGTGGCCGACGAGGGGCTGGACGGCCCCGACGCGCTCCACGGGTGGTTCATGGAACGCATCGGGGACTTCCTGACCGGGCGCGGGAGGCAGCCGCTGGGGTGGACCGAGACCGGGCGCGACCTGCCCGGGTCCTTCACCGTGCTGGCCTGGCGCGACGAGGACCACGGACTGGCGGCGGCCGGCCGCGGCCAGTACGTGATCATGGCGCCGTACCGCTCCACGTACCTCGACTACCCGCAGTCCGCCCACCCCGACGAGCCGCCCGGCCAGTCGGGCGACGCGGTCGACCTGCCGGCCGTGTACGCCACCGACCCCGCGCCCGCCCACTGGGGGGCACCGGCCGCCGCGCGGGTGCTCGGCACCCAGGCGCAGCTGTGGACCGAGTACGTCGCCACCGCGGCGCACGCCGAGTACCTCGCCTTCCCCCGGCTGTGCGCACTGGCCGACACCGCCTGGTCCGGCGGCCACGACTGGCCCGGATTCCGGGCACGGCTGCACCACCACAGAACCCGGCTCGACGCTCTCGGAGTGCCGAGCCGCCCCTCCGCGATCCTTCGTCCCGAGAGGACCACCAGGTGA
- a CDS encoding carbohydrate ABC transporter permease, which yields MSGSLRRLPLNAGALVVFVLCVFPVYWMVLTAFKPTPDIQAETPVFLPTSLTLEHFSAAVKADGFWSFWRNSLLVTAGCVLLALAVALGSAFAVARLRWKGRRGFVLMVFIAQVAPWEALLIPMYVIARDTDMLDRLPTLTLVYFMITLPFTIVTLRSFLTAIPRELEEAAQVDGCTRAAAFRRVTLPLLAPGLLATSLFGFITAWNEFAFANMLIIKNQDDRTLPVWLSSFSNVFGTDWGATMAASTLFALPVLILFLVLQRRVAAGLAGGAVKG from the coding sequence ATGTCCGGCTCGCTGCGGCGGCTGCCCCTGAACGCGGGCGCGCTGGTCGTCTTCGTTCTGTGCGTCTTTCCCGTGTACTGGATGGTCCTCACCGCCTTCAAGCCCACCCCCGACATCCAGGCCGAGACGCCCGTCTTCCTGCCCACCTCGCTGACGCTGGAGCACTTCTCCGCAGCGGTGAAAGCCGACGGGTTCTGGTCGTTCTGGCGCAACAGCCTCCTCGTCACCGCCGGCTGCGTGCTCCTGGCTCTCGCGGTCGCCCTCGGCTCGGCCTTCGCGGTGGCGCGGCTGCGCTGGAAGGGCCGCCGCGGCTTCGTCCTGATGGTGTTCATCGCGCAGGTCGCGCCCTGGGAGGCGCTCCTCATCCCGATGTACGTCATCGCACGCGACACCGACATGCTCGACCGGCTCCCCACCCTCACCCTCGTCTACTTCATGATCACCCTGCCGTTCACCATCGTCACCCTGCGCAGCTTCCTCACCGCGATACCCAGGGAACTGGAGGAAGCCGCCCAGGTGGACGGCTGCACCCGCGCCGCCGCGTTCCGCAGGGTCACCCTCCCCCTGCTCGCGCCCGGCCTGCTCGCCACCTCGCTCTTCGGGTTCATCACCGCCTGGAACGAGTTCGCCTTCGCCAACATGCTGATCATCAAGAACCAGGACGACCGCACGCTGCCGGTCTGGCTCTCCTCGTTCTCGAACGTCTTCGGCACCGACTGGGGCGCCACCATGGCCGCCTCCACGCTCTTCGCGCTGCCCGTCCTCATCCTCTTCCTGGTGCTCCAGCGCCGGGTCGCCGCCGGCCTGGCCGGCGGCGCGGTCAAGGGATAG